The genomic DNA TCCGTTTAAAATCCATTGTCTTAGAGTTACAAGCTTACCTCGTTTATTTTCGCGATATCGCCATTCGTTCATCCAGACGTAGAGATAAAGCCCTTGAAGAACATTGGCTGATCTATCGCGGGATGCAAACAAAAAACGCAGAACAAATCACCTTGATCACCCACGAGCATTTAGATCGTTCATTACAATTTATTTTAGCTGAAATGGAGCGTAGAAAAATTGACTGAACATAAACTGATAGGTACGATCGCAGAAACTGCAACGTACGCATTGCGTTATGAAGTAGCGTTGAGTCCAAAACCAGGACTAGTCGATCCTATTTCAAATGGCGCGCATAATGATATGGATTTTCAAACATTTCAAATAAGTATCGAAACGTTAACACCGTTTTTCCAAAAATATATCGAAGCAGGTTTTACTCATAAAGGGAACACGAAATCATTATTTGAAAAGCTAAGAAGCATTGGGTATCAGGCAGAACAAGCAATGCTTGTCGCAACGAATGATATCAATACACATAAAGGAGCGAATTTTTCGTTTGCGGTCATTTTAGGCGCGATCGGTTGGCACATGCAACAACGTTTTATCCAAAGACTTCCTTTAAGCGTCACACAGACGGAGCAAATTTTAAATCTTACAGGAGAACTGACCCATGATTTGATCAAAGAGGATTTTCACGGCTTAACACGGAAAACACAGCGAACACATGGGGAAGAGCTTTTTTTGGTGCACGGTATTTCAGGTGTTCGTGGCGAAGCTGCTCAGTGTTATCCTAGCCTTACTTCTATTCTTCTCCCTTACTTACGTTCAGCAAACTATCATGCGCCAGATGAAGTCTTTCTCCGTGCCTTGGTTTTGTTGATGAGTGAAATCGAAGACGGGAATCTACTTCACCGCGGCGGTATTCAGGAGTGGCAGAAAGTACAACAAGAAACAAAAAAAATCCATCAAGCAAATCTTCCATGGAGGCAGCTACTTGATGAATTAACAATCTATGATCAACGATTGACCAAACGCAATCTAAGCCCTGGTGGTGCAGCAGATTTACTTTCATTAGGTATTTTTTTCGCTCAATTAGAAGGATTACTTTCTTTACCAGAGGGTAAGAAAATATAGCCAAGTCCTCTAACCGTTCTGAGGTACTGGACATTTTTTGGATCATCTTCGATTTTGTTTCGTAAGTGATTGATAAAAACCATAATGGTATTGGCATCCAGCTCACTGTCATTCCAAACACTTTGATAAATTTGTTCCTTTGAAAAAACCTGTTCGGGATTTTCTATAAAGAATTGCATCAGCTTGATTTTTTTTGAAGACAACTCAATAGATCTGCCTTTTTTATATAAACGATAAAGCGCTTTGTCAAAGCAAAAATCACCTATACTGATTTTATTTTTTTTGCACTGGGTCGTTTGTTCTTTAAGCACCTTATGTCTGTCCAAAATAGCGAGAACTTGCGCCTTTAGCAGTGTCGGATTGAAAGGTTTAGTGATGTAATAATCTGCTCCCATCTCCAAGCCAGTGATAATTTCAATCTCATTTTGTTGTTCGGTAAAAAAAACGATGGGAGAAAGACTGTCTTGCTCTCGGATGAGTTGCACAATATGGTAGCCATCTGTTTGATGGGCTAAACGAATATCTAAGAGATATAGATCAAAAGTCACTCTAGACATGATATCCAGTGTTTTTTCGACGGAATCACTTTGATAGATCAATACACCAGCTGGTTGTAAGGCCTTCCAAATCATTCTTCTAAATGTTAGATCTTCATCGATCGCCAATATCTTCTCATTTCTCATTTTCTTTCCTCCTGCCTAGAGCATCCATAGGTTAAAAAATACACTATGACCTGCATTTTACTTATTCAATTAAAAAAGTAATTGATCATAATATCACAATTTATCCTTCAGCTCTATTATACGCACAGAAACGATGATTTCTCGTCTCAAAAAAAAGAAAATACAATAAAAAAACATTTTTATTTACTCCATATAGACGTCGCTTCATATAATAATTTGTTTTTACTATTTTTTATGATAGTTAAACCTAGTGAAAATTTTTATAGAATTTTTTTTACAGCTTTATAGTATGACTAACTATAAATATCTATTATTAAGAAAAGTACAATTTGTCCTCAGAAAAAACTTTGAAAGAAAAATCCTTTAAAAAAGAAAGATACTTATAATTGTGGATAGAGTATGCAATGGAATATTTTGCTCATTTTTTTAATATGTTTTAATTATGTACACAAAATAATTCTAATACAGATTTGAATGTTACTGCTGAAGTCACTTTAATCAAGAGTTTTAAAAAACATAGCATATTATAAGAAAGAACGGTAAAAATGTCCTGAAATACTCATACAAAAAACTTTTAAAAATTAAATTATATCTCTTAATAGTTCTGAAAAATCGTAATCAAGCCTAACCTTACTCGTTACTCTCGTATATAGATTGGGATTAGCTAATTTAAAATTATAAAATAGCGCCTTAAGTTCTCTTATGAAGTTGTTCCTAATTGTATGTCTCTTTGATAACATAATGGCTATAGTAACGAATAAAGAAGAGATATCATTTTTTAATATACCCTTTGTATATAAGCTTCTAATTTCTTTTCTTTCAAGTGCGTATAACTCTAAAAGATGGATTTTGATATTGTGTCTAGAGCGATGATTAATGATTCTATTACTGTGTGCAGCACGATTCCTGTATTCTTTTATGATTGTAGTTAGATTTACAAAAAATTCCAGATTTTCTTCTATATCAGTTATGTGGTAAAACGGGTACTGGCTGAAATCATACATCATAGTTTTAACAGTTTGCTCTTTTATTTGTCTATCAGATAGCTTATACCAATACATAAAAGTATCCATAGATAAACAACCCGCCAATACCCATGGTGGTACATAGCCATACATATTGGAATAATGCTTTATCTGTAAATCTCTTTCCCTATCAATAGTTCGATTTAATTTTTCTAATAAAATCTCAATTTCGTATTTTTGTTCCTTTTTTACAAAACTACCTTTTCTATATTTTTTTCGATCAAGGTAATCATGGTTTTTATGTCCATAATGTTTGCCAATATGGTATGAAAATATAGCTTTAATAGAATCTTCAATTCTCAATAAGTATTTAAAAATCAATGCTGAAAGTTCTTTATCAAAATCATATGTATCTCTTAAATCTACAAATAGTACGTATTGATAATCATCTTCCCCATTTTTATCTATAATACTGAAAAAATCTTTATATCCGTTAACTAGTGAATAATATGAATTATTTTGCAATGCATATATTGCATCTTTCCTTTCTTCATCATTCCTAAACCTAAGTTTTCGAGACTCAAGTTTTTTTATTTGTTCTTCCAAAGATAAAAAAATTTTTTCTCCCATATTATTATCCCTTCAAAATGATAGAAAAATAGCCCCAATCCATAAAAAATATGAAATGGGACTATTTTCCTAGGCATCGCGCCCTTCGTTAAATAAAATATATCATAGCAATTTGATCAAATCAATAGATAGATAGATAGATAGATAGATAGATAGATAGATAGATAGATTTTTTCATACTAATTTTTTAGCACAAGAATTTTTTCTATTTAGTTGGAATAGTCAATACTTAATACTTAAAATAAAAATCCTGATGTTCTTCATTATCGAAATCAGCAAAACATATAAGAACGTCCAATCTCGTTTAGGTCATTCGGATATCCAAACGACTATGAACATCTATACTCATGTTTCACCCGAGAAGCGTGATGAGACGGCAGTTAATTTCGCCAACTATCTAGCAATGAGCTGAACGTATTCAAAAACGTATTCAAAACAAAAAAAATGTAGCAAGAACACTGTACAATCGCTGGTACAACAGTGTTTTTGCTACTTATATGATTTCTCCGAATGGAGACGGCGGGAGTCGAACCCGCGTCCAAACACATCGCCACTTAAAAATCTACGTTCATAGTCAACTCATTTAGAGGTTCGCTTTACAGCTTGCCGAGTGACAGGCATTCTGTATCGCTAGTCTGATGTTCTCTTTTTCAACTTACAGACGGAAAGTTGAAACGTATCCCACTAAAGTTAGGACCCTTACTCGAGCACATGGGCGATGCCGAGAGGATCTACGCTAACTGTTTTTAGGCAGCTAAAGCGTAAGAGTTGTTTTCGTTTTTAGCAGTTATATTTAACTGTAACGTTTTAGCGTAGACGTAACCTACGAAACGCAATTCAAGCTCGAACTGTGCCTGTCGAATCCGTAACGTCCCCTTAATAAAATGGGTTACGGTATTTTCAAGATACTTACATAATATACCACATATGTCGTTTTTTTTCAATATGGTTGATTGCTTTTCAAGTAGATGCTTCACTTCTTGAGGGAAACAAGAAAGGTCTAAGGGATAAATAGACATTATACTTTTCTTGCTCCCTCTTAAAGTGAACGTTCTTTCTACTTTAGCTGCTTCGATCGCAAAAGAACGTGTCAGCAAATCGTTTTATGCAAGTGTTTTCGCGACATTCAATTCTGTTTCTTTTTCTGCATATTCAGGCATGTTTTTGAACAATTGTTGCAACAATGGACTTTGGTTATGTCCTTCGATTGCTTGTTCATCCCGCCAATTTTCAACCATCACAAAGACATTTACTTGTTCCGTTGACTCATACAATTGATAACTCAAGCAGCCGTCTTCTTTTCTAGTCGCTTCGATCAATTGTGTCGCTTCTTCTAAAAATTCAGCGCGCTTTGCTTCTTTGATAGTGAATTTTGCATTGATGATGATCATTCGTCCGTCTCCTTTTTCTTTCTATTTGAAAGAAGTGATTTTTTCTGAAGCTAAACGAACAGATTCGTAGCCTTGATCGACCGCTTTACCAACTGACAAGATCATTACAGGTACGTAACGTTCTTTGTCCAAATCGAAAGCTTCTGCTAATTGGTCTGCTTCAAATCCGCCGATTGGATTTGTATCATACCCATGGCTACGTGCAGTTAACATAAATTGCATAGCTGCTAAGCTTGAATCGATTTTCACTACGTCATTCATTTGTTCACGTGTGAAATTTTTGTAATAAGGAATGATCGCTGCTAGTTGTTCGTCACGAACTTCTGCTGGCATTTTGCCTTCTTCTACAGCTTGACCATAAATTTCTTCTCCGTATTCGTAGCAATTCATATCACCAAAAATCAAGACCATGGCAGATGAAGTATCATTTTGTTTTGTGTTGAAACGGATCAATGGTTTCAATTTTGCTTTTGCTTCTTCGCTTTCAACTACTACAAAGCGCCAAGGTTGTAGATTCACAGAAGATGGTGCTGTTGTTGCTTCTTGGATCATTTCCAACATTTCTTCATGAGGGATTTTCACATTTTCGTCGTACACACGGATTGATTTTCTGCCAAAGACAATATCAGAGAAATCATTGTTTGCTAGAGTTTTATTCATTACTTAACCGCTTCTTTCTTCATTTTGATTTTTAGTATAATTTATCTAGTAATTTAGTCAGTTGATCGATTTCTTCATCTGATAGCGAAACACACAGGGAGTCATCTGATTCTTGATGATTTTTTTCACACTCGGTCAATTCATTCACTGCTTTATCGGACAAAGAAACGAATACTTCACGATTATTGTTCTCATTTCTTTTTCTGATCACATATCCTTTTTGTTCTAATATCTTTAGATGACGTGAAATAGCTGCCAAATCGATTTTTAAATCGCTCTGTAACTTATTTTGCAAACATTCCCCATTTTCTTGTAAGAACATCAAGATCTCGTACCTCGTTAAACTAAATCCAGTTTCCTTTTCAAATAAAGCTGTTCCTTCTTGACTGATGATTTTTATCTGATAAAGCAATTGACTTAACTTTCTCAGCTCCATACTGTCGCCTCCTACTATCGTTGACTAATCAATTATTGACTTGTCAATAATATAAATCATTTACTTTCTTTTGTAAAGTAAAAAGAAAAAGAAGCAAGTTAAAAGTTATTTTCCCTTTTAACTTGCCCCTTCTTCAACTGTCTGTATTCGAGTATTCTATTTCTTGACGATTATGTATGAATGCTCAATTGCTTCTATTATGTATGCAAATTAAAGGAAGTCTGATAATTAACAATAGCTTATTCAAATCAGACTTCCTGATAGGCGATAGTCGTATTCATCACTTTAAGATACCATTGCTTGTGTGTAAAGCTTGGTTGGTGACTGAAAGACCTGTTCAACGGGACTCAACTCAAAGATATCTGTATATTTTGCGACAACTTTCCCACATTTCTCTAGAATATCTAAGTGATCTGTACGATCATATTCCTCTACACTCATAATCACACAATTTTCTAATTTTCCGATTACTTCTCCGACTACTTTATTTTTGATGCCGATTGGATGGCATACATATTTTTGTCCTAAAACGATTGTTTCGCTTGTCATAACTCATTCTCCTCTTGTTCTTTAATATTTCATAAAATGATAATAACATTAAAATTAGATTATGAAAACAAAAATATTCAATAAATTTAAAAAAAGTTGAAAAAAAGTGATCAAACACCTTTTTTCAACTCTTTTTCACTTTATTTCATAACATTTACAGGAAAATCACCTAACAATAACTCAACATATCGTTCCAAAAATTCTTGATCTAAAGCATCGTAGCCCTCGGTCACACCACAATCGATATCAAGTACTCCGATCAATTGGCCATCTTTGATCATTGGCACTACGATTTCAGATTGTGCGGCTGAATCACATGAAATATAATTTTCATGGGTTTTCACATTCGCAACGATCAATGTTTTTTGCTTTTCTGCTGCTTCGCCACACACACCTTTTCCCATTTTGATACGGGTACATGATACTCTACCTTGGAAAGGACCTAAAATCAATTCTTGTCCATCATATAAATAATAGCCGGCAAAGACTGTTTGAGGTAATGTTT from Enterococcus mundtii includes the following:
- a CDS encoding Abi family protein, whose product is MGEKIFLSLEEQIKKLESRKLRFRNDEERKDAIYALQNNSYYSLVNGYKDFFSIIDKNGEDDYQYVLFVDLRDTYDFDKELSALIFKYLLRIEDSIKAIFSYHIGKHYGHKNHDYLDRKKYRKGSFVKKEQKYEIEILLEKLNRTIDRERDLQIKHYSNMYGYVPPWVLAGCLSMDTFMYWYKLSDRQIKEQTVKTMMYDFSQYPFYHITDIEENLEFFVNLTTIIKEYRNRAAHSNRIINHRSRHNIKIHLLELYALERKEIRSLYTKGILKNDISSLFVTIAIMLSKRHTIRNNFIRELKALFYNFKLANPNLYTRVTSKVRLDYDFSELLRDII
- a CDS encoding MarR family winged helix-turn-helix transcriptional regulator, which produces MELRKLSQLLYQIKIISQEGTALFEKETGFSLTRYEILMFLQENGECLQNKLQSDLKIDLAAISRHLKILEQKGYVIRKRNENNNREVFVSLSDKAVNELTECEKNHQESDDSLCVSLSDEEIDQLTKLLDKLY
- a CDS encoding putative quinol monooxygenase, with product MIIINAKFTIKEAKRAEFLEEATQLIEATRKEDGCLSYQLYESTEQVNVFVMVENWRDEQAIEGHNQSPLLQQLFKNMPEYAEKETELNVAKTLA
- the citG gene encoding triphosphoribosyl-dephospho-CoA synthase CitG, yielding MTEHKLIGTIAETATYALRYEVALSPKPGLVDPISNGAHNDMDFQTFQISIETLTPFFQKYIEAGFTHKGNTKSLFEKLRSIGYQAEQAMLVATNDINTHKGANFSFAVILGAIGWHMQQRFIQRLPLSVTQTEQILNLTGELTHDLIKEDFHGLTRKTQRTHGEELFLVHGISGVRGEAAQCYPSLTSILLPYLRSANYHAPDEVFLRALVLLMSEIEDGNLLHRGGIQEWQKVQQETKKIHQANLPWRQLLDELTIYDQRLTKRNLSPGGAADLLSLGIFFAQLEGLLSLPEGKKI
- a CDS encoding response regulator transcription factor produces the protein MRNEKILAIDEDLTFRRMIWKALQPAGVLIYQSDSVEKTLDIMSRVTFDLYLLDIRLAHQTDGYHIVQLIREQDSLSPIVFFTEQQNEIEIITGLEMGADYYITKPFNPTLLKAQVLAILDRHKVLKEQTTQCKKNKISIGDFCFDKALYRLYKKGRSIELSSKKIKLMQFFIENPEQVFSKEQIYQSVWNDSELDANTIMVFINHLRNKIEDDPKNVQYLRTVRGLGYIFLPSGKESNPSN
- a CDS encoding GAF domain-containing protein, with the translated sequence MLWTEKEKRDAYEILLLQQKGLLEAEDNWLANLANSSALLNETLPQTVFAGYYLYDGQELILGPFQGRVSCTRIKMGKGVCGEAAEKQKTLIVANVKTHENYISCDSAAQSEIVVPMIKDGQLIGVLDIDCGVTEGYDALDQEFLERYVELLLGDFPVNVMK
- a CDS encoding nitroreductase family protein, giving the protein MNKTLANNDFSDIVFGRKSIRVYDENVKIPHEEMLEMIQEATTAPSSVNLQPWRFVVVESEEAKAKLKPLIRFNTKQNDTSSAMVLIFGDMNCYEYGEEIYGQAVEEGKMPAEVRDEQLAAIIPYYKNFTREQMNDVVKIDSSLAAMQFMLTARSHGYDTNPIGGFEADQLAEAFDLDKERYVPVMILSVGKAVDQGYESVRLASEKITSFK